Proteins co-encoded in one Kutzneria chonburiensis genomic window:
- a CDS encoding thiamine pyrophosphate-requiring protein, with product MAETVGDYLLGRLRDWQVDQVFAYPGDGINGIVAAFGKADDTPRFIQARHEEMAAFQAVGYAKFSGKVGVCMATSGPGAIHLLNGLYDAKLDHVPVVAIVGQTARSAMGASYQQEVDLQSLFKDVASAYLVEVNVPEQLPNALDRAIRTAEAERAPTALIIPSDLQELPYSPPGHVFKQSPSSPPSHPHTVTVPDAAEIERAADVINAGGKVAILVGQGARGAVDEVRQLAELTGAGVAKALLGKDVLPDDLSYVTGSIGLLGTRPSYELMTGCDTLLIIGSNFPYSQFLPEYGKARAIQIDIDGKFIGMRYPTEVNLVGDAKATLAALLPKVRRKDDRKWRETVESNVSRWWETMERESMVSADPINPMRITWELSSRIPDNAIVTSDSGSAANWYARTLRMRGNMRGSLSGTLATMGPGVPYAIGAKFAHPDRPAIALVGDGAMQMNGLAELITIARYQDRWSDPRLVVCVLHNNDLNQVTWELRAMGGAPKFEESQVLPDIDYAGVARSFGLGGISVTDPDRLGAAWDEALSADRPVLLDVHCDPNVPPIPPHATFEQVKAAAESVLKGDPDAFALVTEGIKTKLQEFVPGSRR from the coding sequence ATGGCCGAGACCGTCGGCGACTACCTGCTGGGACGGCTGCGCGACTGGCAGGTGGACCAGGTCTTCGCCTATCCGGGGGACGGCATCAACGGCATCGTCGCCGCCTTCGGCAAAGCCGACGACACCCCCCGCTTCATCCAGGCCCGGCACGAGGAGATGGCGGCCTTTCAGGCCGTCGGCTACGCCAAGTTCAGCGGCAAGGTCGGCGTGTGCATGGCCACCTCGGGGCCGGGGGCGATTCACCTGCTCAACGGCCTGTACGACGCCAAACTGGACCACGTGCCGGTGGTGGCGATCGTCGGGCAGACCGCGCGCAGCGCCATGGGGGCCAGCTATCAGCAGGAGGTCGACCTCCAGTCGCTGTTCAAGGATGTGGCCAGCGCATACCTGGTCGAGGTCAATGTGCCCGAGCAGCTGCCGAACGCGCTGGACCGGGCCATTCGCACGGCCGAGGCGGAGCGGGCACCGACGGCGCTGATCATTCCGAGTGATCTTCAGGAGCTGCCGTACTCGCCGCCGGGGCACGTGTTCAAGCAGTCGCCGTCCAGCCCGCCGAGCCACCCGCACACCGTCACCGTGCCGGACGCCGCCGAGATCGAGCGGGCCGCCGACGTGATCAACGCCGGCGGCAAGGTGGCCATCCTGGTCGGGCAGGGCGCGCGCGGCGCGGTCGACGAGGTCCGCCAGCTGGCCGAGCTGACCGGCGCCGGTGTGGCCAAAGCGCTGCTGGGCAAGGACGTGCTGCCGGACGATCTGTCCTATGTGACCGGTTCGATCGGTCTGCTGGGCACCCGCCCGAGCTACGAGCTGATGACCGGCTGCGACACGCTGCTGATCATCGGCTCCAACTTCCCGTACTCCCAGTTCCTGCCGGAGTACGGCAAGGCGCGGGCGATCCAGATCGACATCGACGGCAAGTTCATCGGCATGCGCTACCCGACCGAGGTCAACCTGGTCGGCGACGCCAAGGCCACGCTGGCCGCGCTGCTGCCCAAGGTGCGGCGCAAGGACGACCGCAAGTGGCGGGAAACCGTGGAGTCCAACGTGTCCCGCTGGTGGGAGACGATGGAACGCGAGTCCATGGTGTCGGCCGACCCGATCAACCCGATGCGCATCACCTGGGAGCTGTCGTCGCGTATCCCGGACAACGCCATCGTCACCTCGGACTCCGGCTCGGCCGCCAACTGGTACGCCCGCACGCTGCGGATGCGCGGCAACATGCGCGGCTCGCTGTCCGGCACCCTGGCGACCATGGGGCCCGGTGTGCCGTACGCCATCGGGGCCAAGTTCGCGCACCCGGACCGGCCGGCCATCGCGCTCGTCGGCGACGGCGCGATGCAGATGAACGGACTGGCCGAGCTGATCACCATCGCCCGCTATCAGGACCGCTGGTCGGATCCGCGGCTGGTGGTGTGCGTGCTGCACAACAACGACCTCAACCAGGTCACGTGGGAGCTGCGGGCGATGGGCGGCGCGCCCAAGTTCGAGGAGTCCCAGGTGCTGCCGGACATCGACTACGCCGGCGTGGCCCGTTCCTTCGGCCTCGGCGGCATCTCGGTCACCGACCCGGACCGGCTCGGCGCGGCCTGGGACGAGGCGCTGTCGGCCGACCGGCCGGTGCTGCTGGACGTGCACTGCGACCCCAACGTGCCGCCGATCCCGCCGCACGCCACCTTCGAGCAGGTCAAGGCCGCGGCGGAGTCCGTGCTCAAGGGTGACCCGGACGCGTTCGCGCTGGTCACCGAGGGCATCAAGACCAAGTTGCAGGAATTCGTGCCCGGCAGCCGGCGTTGA
- a CDS encoding YihY/virulence factor BrkB family protein, whose protein sequence is MATAAHAPGTPIDLPAGTWWAALKRTVVAVQDNHLMDWAASLTYYAVLSVFPGLIVVTGAVGLLGPEATKMLTDSINSVPLGQGRDLIVGAIENAHTGAGLLAVLGVLGALWAASGYIGGFMRANNAVYGVEEGRPLWKTVPLQLGLTVALMLMVAVSGLGLAVSGPVADQVGQWIGIGSTGLLIWGIAKWPVIVILVSLAICLLYWAAPNVRQPKPRFLWLTAGSVLAVLLWLIASVGFGLYVANFGSYNKTYGSLAGVIVFLVWLWISNLAVLLGAAFDAELVRGRQLVAGREPEIEPREEAE, encoded by the coding sequence ATGGCGACAGCAGCGCACGCGCCCGGGACCCCGATCGACCTGCCGGCCGGCACGTGGTGGGCGGCGCTGAAACGCACGGTGGTCGCCGTGCAGGACAACCACCTGATGGACTGGGCGGCGTCGCTGACCTACTACGCCGTGCTGTCGGTGTTTCCCGGACTGATCGTCGTCACGGGCGCGGTCGGGCTGCTCGGGCCGGAGGCGACCAAAATGCTGACCGACAGCATCAACTCGGTGCCGCTCGGCCAGGGCCGGGACCTGATCGTCGGGGCCATCGAGAACGCGCACACCGGGGCCGGTCTGCTGGCGGTTCTCGGTGTGCTGGGCGCGTTATGGGCGGCCAGCGGCTACATCGGCGGTTTCATGCGAGCCAACAACGCTGTCTACGGCGTCGAAGAGGGCCGTCCACTGTGGAAGACGGTGCCGCTGCAACTCGGGCTGACCGTGGCGCTGATGCTGATGGTGGCCGTGTCGGGGCTGGGGCTGGCGGTGTCCGGACCGGTCGCCGACCAGGTCGGGCAGTGGATCGGCATCGGGTCGACCGGGCTGCTGATCTGGGGCATCGCCAAGTGGCCGGTGATCGTCATCCTGGTCAGCCTGGCCATCTGCCTGCTGTACTGGGCCGCGCCCAACGTCCGCCAGCCCAAGCCGCGTTTCCTGTGGCTGACCGCGGGCAGCGTGCTGGCGGTCCTGTTGTGGCTGATCGCTTCGGTGGGTTTCGGTCTCTACGTGGCGAACTTCGGTTCGTACAACAAGACCTACGGCTCGCTGGCCGGCGTGATCGTGTTCCTGGTGTGGCTGTGGATCAGCAATCTGGCGGTGCTGCTCGGCGCCGCCTTCGACGCGGAACTGGTGCGTGGCCGGCAGTTGGTCGCCGGCCGGGAACCGGAGATCGAGCCGAGGGAGGAAGCCGAATGA
- a CDS encoding DUF47 domain-containing protein has protein sequence MRLRAAPRDTRFYDLLTAAAENIAAAMTLLDGFVQADGADREPLAREMRRLEHVGDDHTHALIELIDVTFVTPFDREDIYRLAVRLDDVVDAVDEVVDLAVLYSCTQFPPGVAEQVELLKKAAELTAEAMPKLRTPKDLVPYWQQISEVENAADQVHRRLLSLLFSGEYEPLTVMKLKDIVDGLEEAADAFEHAADVMHTIAVKES, from the coding sequence ATGAGGCTGCGGGCCGCGCCACGGGACACCCGCTTCTACGATCTGCTCACCGCCGCCGCCGAGAACATCGCGGCGGCCATGACCTTGCTGGACGGGTTCGTACAGGCCGACGGGGCCGACCGTGAGCCGCTGGCGCGGGAGATGCGCCGGCTGGAACACGTCGGCGACGACCATACGCACGCCCTCATCGAGCTGATCGACGTCACCTTCGTGACGCCGTTCGACCGTGAGGACATCTATCGCTTGGCGGTGCGGTTGGACGACGTGGTCGACGCCGTGGACGAGGTCGTCGACCTGGCTGTGCTGTATTCGTGCACGCAGTTCCCGCCGGGCGTGGCCGAGCAGGTGGAGCTGCTCAAGAAGGCGGCCGAGCTGACCGCGGAGGCGATGCCGAAACTTCGCACGCCCAAGGACCTCGTGCCGTACTGGCAGCAGATCAGCGAGGTGGAGAACGCCGCCGACCAGGTCCACCGGCGGCTGCTCAGCCTGCTGTTCAGCGGCGAGTACGAGCCGCTGACGGTGATGAAGCTCAAGGACATCGTCGACGGCCTCGAGGAAGCGGCCGACGCCTTCGAACACGCGGCGGATGTCATGCACACCATCGCCGTCAAGGAGAGCTGA